A genomic window from Streptococcus sanguinis includes:
- a CDS encoding sugar ABC transporter substrate-binding protein, with protein MVVKTEKQRSHIHFKNTLWPLLALLVLALSFVYFKGILPDPKQVKIGVTYMTMNNDFYKTLNAELEKKTNQQGSRLYVRDPELDEGKQSQQIDFFVREKVDVIVINPVKSNSPSIISSLQKAKKAGIKIIVVDAPISQDVKVDTTIVSDNYQAGVLIAQDMMKRLPSANILLLEHRNAVSAMDRIQGFIDTIEKQPSYKIISQKETLGQTEETMPQVKGALDEGLDFNVVMALNDRAAIGALAAIKNQGLDKKISIYGVDGSPDIKNFLATTSDIEGTVAQSPIQMGRKVAQVIELMQEGKSYDSQYLIPVHLVNRDNISQYTVTGWQ; from the coding sequence ATAGTAGTGAAAACAGAAAAGCAAAGAAGTCATATTCATTTTAAAAATACTTTGTGGCCCCTCTTAGCTCTACTTGTACTGGCTTTATCTTTTGTGTATTTTAAGGGGATTCTTCCGGATCCAAAACAGGTCAAGATTGGGGTGACCTACATGACCATGAACAATGACTTTTACAAGACCTTAAATGCGGAGCTGGAGAAGAAAACCAACCAGCAGGGCAGCCGACTTTACGTTCGGGATCCTGAGCTGGATGAGGGCAAGCAGAGCCAGCAGATCGACTTTTTTGTCCGAGAAAAGGTTGATGTCATTGTTATCAATCCAGTGAAAAGCAATAGTCCAAGTATCATTTCCTCTCTTCAAAAGGCCAAGAAAGCTGGGATTAAAATCATCGTAGTGGATGCGCCTATCAGTCAGGATGTAAAAGTGGATACGACCATTGTGTCTGATAACTACCAAGCAGGCGTCCTGATTGCCCAGGACATGATGAAGCGTCTGCCTTCTGCTAATATTCTCCTTTTAGAGCACCGCAATGCCGTCTCTGCCATGGACCGGATTCAGGGATTTATTGATACGATTGAAAAACAGCCTAGCTACAAGATTATTTCCCAGAAAGAAACACTAGGCCAGACGGAGGAAACTATGCCACAGGTCAAAGGGGCTCTAGACGAAGGTTTGGACTTTAATGTAGTTATGGCACTCAATGATCGAGCAGCCATCGGGGCCTTGGCTGCTATTAAAAATCAAGGTCTTGATAAGAAAATCTCAATCTATGGCGTGGATGGTTCACCAGATATCAAAAACTTTCTGGCTACGACTAGTGATATAGAGGGAACCGTGGCCCAATCTCCCATTCAGATGGGCCGCAAGGTGGCACAGGTAATTGAGCTGATGCAGGAGGGGAAATCCTACGACAGCCAATACCTGATTCCAGTTCATCTGGTTAATAGGGATAATATCAGTCAATACACAGTTACAGGGTGGCAATAA
- the pepA gene encoding glutamyl aminopeptidase → MTDLFSKIKEVTEISAISAHEGPVRTYLREKMTPHVDEMVTDGLGGLFGIKHSNVADAPRVLVASHMDEVGFLVSEIKADGTFRVVEIGGWNPLVVSSQRFKLFTREGREIPVISGSVPPHFLRGAGGTPTLPQVSDIVFDGGFANKEEAESFGIRPGDAIVPDSSAILTANGKNVISKSWDNRYGVLMVSELAQALSGQALGNELYVGANVQEEVGLRGAHASTTKFEPELFFAVDCSPAGDVYGGQGAIGDGTLIRFFDPGHLMLPNMKDFLLTTAEEAGIKYQYYCAKGGTDAGAAHLQNGGVPSTTIGVCARYIHSHQTLYAMDDFLQAQAFLQAIVKKLDRSTVDLIKNY, encoded by the coding sequence ATGACAGACTTATTTTCAAAAATCAAAGAAGTAACTGAGATTTCTGCAATCTCAGCTCATGAAGGTCCTGTAAGGACTTATTTGCGGGAGAAAATGACTCCGCATGTGGATGAAATGGTGACGGATGGCTTGGGTGGCCTCTTTGGTATCAAACATTCGAATGTAGCAGATGCGCCTCGAGTTTTAGTGGCCTCTCATATGGATGAAGTTGGTTTCTTGGTCAGTGAGATTAAAGCAGACGGTACTTTTCGTGTAGTTGAAATCGGTGGCTGGAATCCTCTTGTGGTCAGCAGTCAGCGCTTCAAATTGTTTACTCGAGAAGGTCGGGAGATTCCAGTGATTTCTGGCTCTGTTCCACCTCACTTCCTACGTGGAGCTGGTGGGACACCAACCCTGCCACAAGTGAGCGATATTGTCTTTGACGGTGGATTTGCCAATAAGGAAGAAGCAGAAAGTTTCGGAATTCGTCCAGGAGATGCTATTGTACCTGATAGCTCAGCGATCTTAACAGCTAATGGTAAAAATGTTATTTCCAAATCTTGGGATAACCGTTACGGCGTTCTCATGGTCAGCGAATTGGCTCAGGCTCTATCAGGTCAAGCTTTAGGTAATGAACTATATGTCGGCGCTAACGTCCAAGAAGAAGTTGGTTTGCGTGGAGCTCACGCCTCAACAACTAAATTTGAGCCTGAATTGTTCTTTGCTGTAGACTGTTCTCCAGCTGGTGATGTATATGGCGGTCAAGGTGCTATTGGTGACGGAACGCTGATTCGTTTCTTCGATCCTGGTCATCTCATGCTACCTAATATGAAAGACTTCCTGCTTACTACGGCTGAAGAAGCTGGTATTAAGTACCAATACTATTGTGCAAAAGGTGGAACAGACGCTGGTGCAGCCCATCTCCAAAACGGTGGTGTTCCATCTACAACTATCGGAGTTTGCGCTCGTTATATCCACTCCCATCAAACACTCTATGCAATGGATGACTTCTTACAAGCTCAGGCATTCTTGCAAGCAATTGTCAAGAAGTTAGATCGTTCAACAGTCGATTTGATTAAAAATTACTAA
- a CDS encoding PTS sugar transporter subunit IIA yields the protein MIILASHGQFAEGLKQTAELIMGEQKNLFAFSAYCNGVDSVKELIRQKILVANENESIYILTDILGGSVNTEVLSLLNEFPDITVYSGMNLPLLIELLTISHLDLYQTLDDARKSIVLVNELLHHQIKEDDL from the coding sequence ATGATTATTTTAGCCAGCCACGGACAGTTCGCTGAGGGACTGAAGCAAACAGCTGAACTGATTATGGGGGAGCAAAAGAATTTATTTGCATTCTCAGCTTATTGTAATGGAGTAGACTCTGTTAAAGAACTGATTCGTCAAAAAATTTTAGTCGCTAATGAAAATGAGTCGATTTATATTTTAACTGATATTCTAGGAGGAAGTGTCAATACGGAAGTTCTATCTTTATTAAATGAATTCCCTGATATAACAGTATACTCAGGCATGAATTTGCCTTTACTGATTGAGCTATTAACAATCTCTCATCTAGATTTGTATCAAACATTAGATGACGCAAGAAAGTCTATCGTATTAGTTAATGAACTATTACATCATCAAATAAAGGAGGATGACTTATGA
- a CDS encoding DUF1846 domain-containing protein → MKKIAFDSEKYLNLQRDHILERINQFEGKLYMEFGGKMLEDFHAARVLPGYEPDNKIRLLKELKDQVEIVIAINANNIEHSKARGDLGISYDQEVLRLIDTFNELDIYVGSVVITQYSGQPAADLFRSQLEKNGIDSYIHYPIKGYPTDMDHIISPEGMGKNDYIKTSRNLVVVTAPGPGSGKLATCLSNMYHDQINGIKSGYAKFETFPVWNLPLHHPVNLAYEAATADLDDVNMIDPFHLQTYGKTTVNYNRDIEIFPVLKRMLERILGKSPYASPTDMGVNMVGFAIVDNEAAIEASQQEIIRRYYQTILDFKAERVSESAVKKIELLMNDLGITPLDRKVTVAARAKAESTGEPALALELPNGDIVTGKTSELFGPTAAVLINAIKKLANIAKETKLIEPEYVKPIQGLKINHLGSRNPRLHSNEILMALAITAMENQDAANAMQQLGNLKGSEAHSTVTLTDEDKNVLRKLGIHVTMDPVYQYDRLYRK, encoded by the coding sequence ATGAAAAAAATTGCTTTTGATTCTGAGAAATACTTAAACCTGCAGCGCGACCATATCTTGGAGCGCATTAATCAATTTGAGGGCAAACTTTACATGGAATTCGGCGGTAAAATGCTGGAAGACTTCCATGCTGCCCGCGTCCTGCCAGGCTATGAACCGGACAATAAAATCAGATTGCTCAAAGAGCTCAAGGACCAAGTAGAGATTGTCATTGCTATCAATGCCAACAACATTGAGCATTCTAAGGCGCGTGGGGATTTGGGCATTTCCTATGACCAGGAAGTGTTGCGACTAATCGATACCTTTAACGAGCTGGATATTTATGTAGGCTCAGTGGTTATCACCCAGTATTCTGGCCAGCCGGCAGCTGACCTCTTCCGCAGCCAGTTGGAAAAAAATGGCATCGACTCCTACATCCACTATCCTATCAAGGGCTATCCGACCGACATGGACCATATCATCTCACCTGAAGGTATGGGGAAAAACGACTACATCAAAACCAGCCGTAATCTAGTCGTTGTTACCGCACCTGGTCCTGGTTCTGGGAAGTTAGCTACTTGCTTGTCCAACATGTACCACGACCAAATCAATGGCATCAAATCAGGCTATGCCAAGTTTGAAACCTTCCCAGTTTGGAATCTGCCCCTGCACCATCCGGTCAATTTAGCTTATGAGGCAGCGACAGCCGACTTGGACGATGTCAACATGATTGATCCTTTCCATCTGCAAACTTATGGCAAGACTACAGTCAACTACAACCGTGATATTGAAATTTTCCCAGTCCTCAAGCGTATGCTAGAGCGCATCCTTGGAAAATCACCTTATGCATCCCCAACGGATATGGGCGTCAACATGGTCGGCTTTGCCATTGTAGATAATGAGGCAGCTATCGAGGCATCTCAACAGGAAATCATCCGTCGCTACTACCAGACTATTCTGGACTTCAAGGCAGAGCGCGTTTCTGAATCTGCTGTCAAGAAAATCGAACTCTTGATGAACGATCTGGGTATCACACCGCTGGACCGTAAGGTAACAGTTGCTGCGCGTGCTAAGGCTGAAAGCACTGGTGAGCCAGCTCTGGCCTTGGAATTGCCAAACGGTGACATCGTAACTGGTAAGACCTCTGAACTCTTTGGTCCTACGGCAGCTGTATTGATTAATGCTATTAAGAAATTAGCCAATATTGCCAAAGAGACCAAGCTGATTGAGCCTGAGTATGTCAAGCCAATCCAAGGCCTGAAAATCAATCATCTGGGCAGCCGCAATCCTCGCCTCCACTCAAACGAAATCTTGATGGCTCTGGCAATCACAGCCATGGAAAATCAAGATGCGGCAAATGCCATGCAGCAACTCGGTAATCTCAAGGGCAGCGAGGCCCACTCCACCGTCACTCTGACTGATGAAGACAAAAACGTCCTGCGTAAGTTAGGCATCCATGTAACCATGGACCCCGTTTACCAGTATGACCGGCTGTATAGGAAATAA
- a CDS encoding DUF4651 domain-containing protein has protein sequence MKAKKIILTTAALLGAGSLALGARKVVKEQQLAKKREEIIQLVRSFFASQGQIATVYVQLYESSEDTLVGGVVLEDDRHFTFVYENGQLTYEEE, from the coding sequence ATGAAAGCTAAAAAAATCATTTTAACAACAGCTGCTCTTCTTGGAGCAGGAAGTCTTGCCTTGGGCGCGCGAAAAGTCGTCAAAGAACAACAGCTAGCCAAAAAGAGAGAAGAGATTATTCAACTGGTCCGTAGCTTCTTTGCTAGTCAAGGACAGATTGCTACGGTCTATGTGCAACTCTATGAGTCCAGCGAAGATACACTGGTTGGTGGAGTAGTCCTTGAAGATGACCGCCACTTTACCTTTGTCTACGAAAACGGCCAGCTAACTTATGAGGAAGAATGA
- a CDS encoding GntR family transcriptional regulator — translation MTITNSQIPLYIQIKNSIKEKITSKEYPIGTKIPTETELEAQYSVSRVTVRKAIKELVAEGYLVKQQGKGTFVNHKTVKRKMSYVMGYSKSCLTNGLTPSSVVLDKKIIFPTEEIAKKLEVSVNDKVIYIRRKRLADGVPIFLENNYFAYKDYHFLMEENLNDSLYEILEKRGIRPEHSGTRTLELALANDEISHIMSLPIGTPFFFLDVVILDQNNKPIHVGHQYYLADYYKFDM, via the coding sequence ATGACAATTACAAATAGCCAAATTCCCCTTTATATTCAAATTAAGAATAGTATCAAAGAGAAGATTACCAGCAAAGAGTATCCCATAGGTACTAAAATTCCGACTGAAACTGAATTAGAAGCACAATATAGCGTTAGTCGTGTGACTGTAAGAAAAGCTATCAAAGAATTAGTGGCAGAGGGTTATTTGGTAAAACAACAAGGCAAAGGGACATTTGTTAATCATAAAACAGTTAAAAGGAAAATGTCTTATGTTATGGGTTACTCTAAAAGCTGTTTGACAAATGGCTTAACACCATCCAGTGTTGTTTTAGATAAAAAAATCATTTTCCCTACTGAAGAAATTGCCAAAAAACTAGAAGTATCAGTAAATGACAAAGTCATCTACATCCGTCGAAAGCGATTAGCTGATGGTGTGCCTATTTTCCTTGAGAATAATTATTTTGCTTATAAAGATTATCATTTTTTGATGGAGGAAAACCTCAACGACTCCCTTTATGAAATTTTAGAAAAAAGAGGAATTCGACCAGAACATTCAGGAACAAGGACATTAGAATTAGCATTGGCTAATGATGAAATTTCACATATTATGTCCTTACCAATCGGAACACCATTTTTTTTCCTTGATGTTGTAATATTAGATCAGAATAATAAGCCCATTCATGTTGGGCACCAATACTATCTTGCAGATTATTATAAATTCGATATGTAA
- a CDS encoding SIS domain-containing protein, translating into MNPKEIVQDVLSKHDIHSVIFVGCGASKSDLFPAKYFLERNAKKLQISHYTANEFNYATPANLGPQTIVISASLGGTTPETVEANHVAKEHGAHVVSLTRSTNSPLTKEADYVIIHGFSESYAAKLQKTGYALELAVELLQQIEGYEYYDDMVEGFKHIYDLCNQAATTVLKDAQTFANRYKDDPVIYVMSSGATTEVAYSTSICLMMEMQWIHSGTFHSGEFFHGPFEIVDKDVPFILLMNEGSTRPIDARALTFLQRFDAKVTTVDALDHGLSSVIKSTVVDYFNPFVITAVFRVYAEQLATAREHPLTKRRYMWKLEY; encoded by the coding sequence ATGAACCCAAAAGAAATTGTACAAGATGTTTTAAGTAAACATGATATCCATTCCGTTATATTTGTAGGCTGTGGTGCCTCCAAGTCAGACCTGTTCCCTGCTAAATATTTTCTAGAACGAAATGCTAAAAAGCTACAAATTAGTCATTATACTGCTAATGAATTTAATTACGCAACCCCAGCTAACCTTGGGCCACAAACAATTGTTATATCCGCATCACTTGGAGGAACCACTCCTGAAACTGTAGAGGCCAATCATGTCGCAAAAGAACACGGGGCTCATGTGGTGAGTTTAACACGCTCAACGAATTCCCCTTTGACTAAAGAGGCCGATTATGTCATCATTCACGGTTTTTCTGAAAGCTATGCTGCAAAATTGCAAAAAACAGGCTACGCCCTTGAACTTGCGGTTGAATTACTCCAGCAAATTGAAGGGTATGAGTATTATGATGATATGGTAGAAGGTTTTAAACATATCTATGATCTATGTAATCAAGCTGCAACAACTGTTTTAAAAGATGCTCAAACATTTGCCAATCGGTACAAAGACGACCCTGTTATCTATGTCATGAGTAGCGGAGCAACAACGGAAGTAGCTTATTCTACATCTATTTGTTTGATGATGGAAATGCAGTGGATTCATTCAGGCACTTTCCATTCAGGCGAATTTTTCCACGGCCCATTTGAAATCGTTGATAAAGATGTTCCATTTATTTTATTAATGAATGAAGGAAGCACTCGTCCAATTGATGCGCGTGCCTTGACTTTCCTCCAACGTTTTGATGCGAAAGTCACAACTGTTGATGCCTTAGATCATGGCCTGTCTTCCGTTATTAAATCAACGGTTGTAGACTATTTTAATCCATTTGTTATCACGGCCGTTTTCCGTGTCTATGCAGAGCAATTAGCTACTGCTAGAGAGCATCCTCTGACAAAACGCCGTTATATGTGGAAATTAGAATACTAA
- a CDS encoding PTS system mannose/fructose/sorbose family transporter subunit IID: MTKTSKENKKKFRQFFWRSWAIQASWNYERQMNMGFLYGIAPTLERLYPDPKDDQRKKEAYQRHMAYYNCTPQTSAFALGLSASMEEQYAANPAEFNPDTINAMKTSLMGPLSGVGDSFFQGTVRVLAFGLGINLAQQGSILGPILAMLISFVPSYLVTYYGGKFGYEMGQKYLTKLYKEGLMDKVMYVCSIVGLMVIGSMIASMIGITTPISTGKTFVLQNILDGIMPQMLPLALTFLMYGLLKKKVGIGWMLTISIVGGILLSILGILA; this comes from the coding sequence ATGACAAAAACTAGTAAAGAGAATAAAAAGAAATTTAGACAATTCTTTTGGCGCTCTTGGGCGATTCAAGCTTCTTGGAATTACGAGCGTCAGATGAATATGGGATTTTTATATGGAATTGCTCCAACACTAGAACGACTTTATCCAGACCCTAAAGATGATCAACGAAAGAAAGAAGCTTACCAGCGGCATATGGCTTATTATAATTGTACTCCTCAAACAAGTGCATTTGCGTTGGGACTATCTGCGTCCATGGAGGAGCAATACGCTGCGAATCCCGCAGAGTTCAATCCTGATACAATCAACGCTATGAAAACGAGTTTAATGGGGCCTTTATCTGGTGTAGGAGACTCCTTCTTTCAAGGAACTGTTCGGGTTTTAGCATTTGGTTTGGGAATAAATCTAGCGCAACAAGGAAGTATCCTTGGACCAATTTTAGCCATGTTAATCTCTTTTGTTCCATCTTATTTAGTGACCTACTATGGTGGAAAATTTGGTTATGAAATGGGGCAGAAATATCTAACCAAACTTTATAAGGAAGGATTAATGGACAAGGTCATGTATGTTTGTTCTATTGTTGGTTTGATGGTAATCGGATCAATGATTGCAAGTATGATTGGTATTACAACCCCTATTTCAACGGGTAAAACATTTGTTTTACAAAATATTTTAGATGGAATTATGCCACAAATGCTGCCACTAGCCTTAACTTTCCTAATGTATGGATTGTTAAAGAAAAAGGTTGGTATTGGATGGATGCTGACCATTTCAATTGTTGGTGGTATTTTGTTAAGTATTCTAGGTATTTTAGCTTAA
- a CDS encoding thioredoxin family protein, with product MIIPENIEKLATYVQSEGRTVFFFTADWCGDCRFIQPSLPEIEARNLNFTFIQVDRDAYLDLAKRWDVYGIPSLVVLEKGHEIGRLVNRNRKTKSEINDFLASLN from the coding sequence ATGATTATTCCTGAAAATATAGAAAAATTGGCAACTTACGTTCAGTCAGAGGGGAGGACTGTCTTCTTTTTCACAGCAGACTGGTGTGGAGACTGTCGTTTCATCCAGCCCTCCCTACCAGAGATTGAGGCAAGAAATCTAAATTTCACCTTCATCCAAGTAGACCGCGATGCCTATCTCGATCTTGCTAAACGCTGGGATGTCTATGGGATTCCTAGTTTGGTTGTACTGGAAAAGGGACACGAAATAGGTCGGTTGGTCAATCGTAATCGAAAAACCAAGTCTGAAATCAATGATTTTTTAGCGTCATTAAACTAA
- a CDS encoding DUF4479 domain-containing protein: MIFTYNKEFVGDVLMVIVANNEDAKLSVERKGNVARIFRQDTAETVAWNIFQVSDIVDIQKSGQIFLNDEEVALLNQELAKEGFSETLINDLQPKFVVGEIIEMIAHPDSDHLNICQVQVAADKTLQIVAGAPNARLGLKTIVALPGAMMPKGNLIFPGELRGEKSFGMMCSPRELQLPNAPQKRGIIELADSEVVGTAFDPAKHWQG, from the coding sequence ATGATTTTTACTTATAACAAAGAATTTGTTGGCGATGTTTTGATGGTGATTGTTGCCAACAACGAAGATGCAAAACTTTCTGTTGAACGCAAAGGAAATGTTGCTCGTATTTTCCGACAAGATACAGCCGAAACCGTCGCTTGGAACATTTTCCAAGTATCTGATATTGTAGACATCCAAAAAAGTGGCCAGATCTTTCTTAATGACGAAGAGGTTGCCCTGCTCAACCAAGAGTTGGCTAAAGAAGGCTTCTCTGAAACTCTGATCAATGATCTCCAACCGAAATTTGTCGTCGGAGAAATCATCGAAATGATTGCTCATCCAGATAGCGACCACCTCAACATCTGTCAAGTACAGGTCGCAGCAGATAAGACTCTTCAAATCGTAGCTGGTGCCCCAAATGCTCGATTAGGTCTCAAAACTATCGTTGCTCTCCCTGGTGCTATGATGCCTAAGGGAAACCTTATTTTCCCTGGCGAACTACGGGGTGAGAAAAGTTTTGGTATGATGTGCAGTCCACGTGAGTTGCAACTGCCAAACGCTCCCCAAAAACGGGGTATTATCGAATTAGCTGACTCTGAAGTTGTCGGAACTGCGTTTGATCCAGCAAAACATTGGCAGGGATAA
- a CDS encoding single-stranded DNA-binding protein: protein MYNKVIIIGRLTATPELHKTSNEKSVTRATIAVNRRYKDQNGEREADFINIVLWGKSAETLASYASKGSLISLDGELRTRRYEKDGVTHYVTEVLGHGFQLLESRAQRAIRENNSGADLADLVLEEEELPF from the coding sequence ATGTACAATAAAGTCATTATTATCGGTCGCTTGACGGCCACACCAGAATTGCACAAAACAAGCAATGAAAAATCTGTCACACGCGCAACGATTGCGGTCAATCGCCGTTACAAGGATCAAAATGGTGAGCGCGAAGCAGACTTCATTAATATCGTCCTTTGGGGCAAATCAGCTGAGACTCTAGCTAGTTATGCCAGCAAAGGAAGCTTAATTTCTCTGGACGGCGAATTACGGACCCGTCGTTATGAGAAAGATGGCGTAACTCACTATGTCACAGAAGTGCTTGGTCATGGTTTCCAACTTCTTGAAAGTCGTGCCCAGCGGGCTATTCGTGAAAATAATTCTGGGGCTGATTTAGCTGATCTAGTCTTGGAAGAAGAGGAACTTCCTTTCTAA
- a CDS encoding PTS sugar transporter subunit IIC, which produces MLGTSILLGLIGVFCILDSRLLGRLNFERPLIVSTFVGLALGNVSQGLMIGASLELMALGLVNIGAAAPPDMNMAAIIATAFSILSKANAETALTIAVPISVLGQLLGILMRTILSNLTHVADRLIEKGEYQKARNIHIVWGTLLYSIMYFLPIFLAVYFGTDVVSQIVSLIPSWLTNGLSLAAKILPAFGFALLLQTMLTTKLVPFLLLGFLITAYSGLGVTGVALFACLVAYFMADLKFKRTAASDTISDDL; this is translated from the coding sequence ATGTTAGGGACATCTATATTATTAGGATTGATAGGAGTCTTTTGTATATTAGATTCTCGTTTGTTAGGGCGTTTAAATTTCGAAAGACCTTTAATTGTTAGTACTTTTGTTGGATTAGCCTTAGGCAATGTCAGTCAGGGTTTGATGATTGGAGCTTCGCTTGAGTTAATGGCCTTGGGTTTAGTTAATATTGGTGCAGCAGCTCCACCAGATATGAATATGGCAGCCATTATTGCCACAGCTTTTTCAATTCTTTCAAAAGCAAACGCTGAAACTGCTCTCACGATTGCTGTGCCTATTTCAGTATTAGGACAGTTATTAGGAATATTAATGAGAACAATTTTGTCAAATTTGACACACGTAGCTGATAGATTAATCGAAAAGGGGGAATATCAAAAGGCTCGAAATATACATATTGTCTGGGGAACCTTATTATATTCTATCATGTATTTCTTGCCTATCTTTCTAGCAGTATACTTTGGAACAGATGTAGTAAGTCAAATTGTTTCTTTAATTCCAAGTTGGTTAACCAATGGATTAAGTTTAGCCGCTAAGATATTACCAGCTTTTGGTTTTGCTTTATTATTACAAACTATGTTAACAACAAAATTAGTGCCATTTTTACTATTAGGATTCTTAATCACTGCTTATTCTGGTTTAGGAGTAACAGGAGTAGCTCTTTTTGCTTGCTTAGTCGCTTACTTTATGGCAGATTTGAAATTTAAAAGAACTGCTGCTTCTGATACCATAAGCGATGATTTATAG